In a genomic window of Streptomyces sp. SJL17-4:
- a CDS encoding SUKH-4 family immunity protein: MNFTVTPQSVTSAYGLDGVIYFPHSGVTGVDARTADFLSTVGLPTSEVFTSRMDVEDPYAPDVDAITLGSRFDHYGLQCPLESRSWWSVGYLFTSLLALDPKSGKIYAFPEGAVDYIELHRDIESLVFALIELRKVENDHESDAHPEELAARFREVVEAFDPTPFENDESQWNLSLEELEQGIW; this comes from the coding sequence GTGAACTTCACCGTAACCCCTCAGAGTGTGACCAGTGCCTACGGCCTGGACGGCGTCATCTACTTCCCGCACAGTGGCGTCACCGGCGTTGACGCGCGTACCGCCGACTTCCTCAGCACCGTGGGGCTTCCCACTTCCGAGGTGTTCACCTCTCGCATGGACGTCGAAGACCCCTATGCTCCGGACGTCGACGCCATCACGCTCGGCAGCCGGTTCGACCACTACGGTCTGCAGTGTCCTCTCGAGAGCCGCTCATGGTGGAGCGTGGGATACCTGTTCACCTCGCTGCTCGCCCTCGATCCGAAGTCGGGCAAGATCTACGCCTTCCCCGAGGGCGCGGTCGACTACATCGAGCTCCACCGCGACATCGAATCACTCGTCTTCGCTCTCATCGAACTCCGGAAGGTCGAGAACGACCACGAGAGCGATGCCCACCCCGAGGAACTCGCCGCCCGGTTCCGGGAAGTCGTCGAGGCCTTCGACCCCACCCCGTTCGAGAATGATGAGTCCCAGTGGAACCTTTCCCTCGAAGAGCTCGAGCAGGGCATCTGGTAA
- a CDS encoding SUKH-4 family immunity protein: MPIHVLGTLGLTGVTYFPHHASSRMHPETARVLATVGLPSSKLFSSKLDLDACDRLACRPTLKAAFDAVGATLPQGAEQWEILGEFQYAVVALDPKTGQIHSFAEGEEFCVPMHQDVSSLVHALTSVETGLAELRKLPHDDDQARAEAMESLREHITQVDETPFAHEEGEWSRFFEEIALGIWG, from the coding sequence ATGCCGATACATGTACTGGGCACGCTCGGCCTCACCGGTGTCACGTACTTCCCCCATCACGCCAGTAGCCGCATGCACCCTGAAACAGCCAGGGTCCTGGCCACCGTGGGCCTGCCGTCAAGCAAGCTGTTCTCCAGCAAGCTCGACCTCGACGCCTGCGACCGGCTCGCGTGCCGGCCGACCCTCAAAGCTGCCTTCGACGCCGTCGGCGCCACCCTCCCCCAAGGGGCCGAACAGTGGGAGATCCTCGGGGAGTTCCAGTACGCCGTCGTCGCCCTCGACCCCAAGACCGGCCAGATCCACTCGTTCGCGGAGGGAGAGGAGTTTTGCGTCCCCATGCACCAGGACGTCTCCTCACTCGTCCACGCCCTCACGTCAGTCGAGACCGGTCTCGCCGAACTCAGGAAACTCCCCCACGACGACGATCAGGCCCGCGCAGAAGCCATGGAGAGCCTCCGCGAACACATCACCCAGGTCGACGAGACGCCCTTCGCACACGAGGAGGGCGAATGGAGCCGGTTCTTCGAAGAGATCGCCCTCGGGATATGGGGCTGA